A DNA window from Candidatus Alcyoniella australis contains the following coding sequences:
- a CDS encoding Ca2+-dependent phosphoinositide-specific phospholipase C: MRLRSSLIILLLLPCLAILCISCNDQADDDDDSGADADDDTDDDDTADDDDDAAGDDDDAPYYPNDDVLRLNDLQGLGTHNSYHLEPPVPFHQSHRYSHKPLDEQLEIGVRQFELDLQWGPGEAIKVYHIPVVDQLSTCDTLVDCLDVLKGWSDEHPGHHAIVVFLEPKDDLHVNHIEEHVGDVIDDIYSVWEPERILTPDDVRGDSATLREAIVGNGWPTLGQARNKIIFHAHSHAAFLDNYLAAYPNLEGAPMFMDANEADDIAAIIPMNNSLTQGERITAAVEEGFIVRTMAGNCCDEPAANDYTKFEAALASGAHFISTDFPEPVEEYGDYHLAIPEGNPSRCNPITAPEFCVSADIEDLITN; the protein is encoded by the coding sequence ATGCGACTCAGATCGAGTTTGATCATTCTATTATTGCTGCCCTGCCTGGCGATCCTCTGCATCTCCTGCAATGACCAAGCTGACGATGACGACGACTCCGGCGCTGATGCGGATGATGATACTGACGACGACGATACGGCGGACGATGACGACGATGCTGCGGGAGACGACGATGACGCGCCCTACTACCCAAACGACGATGTGCTGCGACTGAACGACCTGCAGGGATTGGGCACGCACAACAGCTATCATCTCGAGCCGCCGGTGCCGTTTCATCAGTCGCATCGCTATTCGCACAAGCCCCTGGACGAGCAGCTCGAGATCGGAGTGCGGCAGTTTGAGCTAGATTTGCAATGGGGTCCGGGGGAGGCGATCAAGGTTTACCACATTCCGGTGGTCGACCAACTGTCGACCTGCGACACGCTGGTCGATTGCCTTGACGTGCTCAAGGGTTGGTCTGACGAGCATCCCGGGCATCACGCAATCGTGGTGTTTTTAGAGCCCAAGGACGATCTGCACGTCAACCACATCGAGGAGCACGTTGGCGACGTGATCGACGACATCTACTCGGTCTGGGAACCGGAGCGGATACTGACGCCCGACGATGTGCGCGGCGACTCTGCGACCCTGCGCGAGGCGATCGTTGGCAACGGCTGGCCGACCTTGGGCCAGGCGCGCAACAAGATCATCTTCCACGCGCATTCTCATGCCGCGTTTCTGGATAACTACCTTGCCGCATATCCCAATCTCGAGGGCGCGCCGATGTTCATGGACGCCAACGAGGCGGACGATATCGCGGCGATCATCCCGATGAACAACTCATTGACCCAGGGAGAGCGGATCACCGCGGCCGTGGAGGAAGGATTCATCGTCCGCACCATGGCGGGCAACTGCTGCGACGAGCCCGCGGCCAACGACTACACCAAGTTCGAGGCGGCCCTGGCCTCGGGCGCGCATTTCATCAGCACCGACTTCCCCGAGCCGGTGGAGGAGTACGGCGACTACCATCTCGCAATCCCGGAGGGCAACCCGTCGCGCTGCAACCCGATCACAGCTCCCGAGTTCTGCGTTTCAGCGGATATCGAAGACCTGATTACGAACTAA
- a CDS encoding zinc-dependent peptidase, giving the protein MFGFKQKRREKLKEQPFPPPWLAIIERNLPFFKKLPPEDQAELQGHVQVFLAEKKFEGLGGLEMTDEIRVTIAAQACILLLHRQTDYYPDLLSILVYPHHYFAPSIVRNPDGTVTEGVDARLGESWQRGEVVLSWNDVLSGAQDPHDGHNVVFHEFAHQLDAEADGRTDGAPALPRRSMYISWARVLSTEYQQLLQDLEQHRRNCIDSYGATNPAEFFAVVTELFFEQGRQLKQCHPELYEQLRLFYQQDPAGLEG; this is encoded by the coding sequence ATGTTCGGCTTTAAACAAAAACGTCGCGAGAAACTCAAAGAGCAGCCGTTTCCACCCCCGTGGCTGGCGATCATCGAGCGCAACCTGCCTTTTTTTAAGAAACTGCCCCCCGAGGACCAGGCCGAACTGCAAGGGCACGTCCAGGTCTTTTTGGCCGAAAAGAAGTTCGAGGGGCTAGGCGGCCTGGAGATGACCGATGAGATCCGCGTGACCATCGCGGCCCAGGCCTGCATCCTGCTGCTGCACCGCCAAACCGACTATTACCCGGACCTGCTCTCGATCTTGGTCTACCCGCACCACTACTTCGCACCGAGCATTGTGCGCAACCCAGACGGCACGGTCACCGAGGGCGTGGACGCGCGTTTGGGCGAATCGTGGCAGCGCGGCGAGGTCGTGCTCTCGTGGAACGACGTGCTAAGCGGCGCGCAGGATCCGCACGATGGGCACAACGTGGTGTTCCACGAGTTCGCACACCAGCTCGACGCGGAGGCCGATGGCCGGACCGATGGCGCACCCGCCCTGCCGCGACGCTCGATGTACATCTCCTGGGCGCGCGTGCTCTCGACCGAGTACCAGCAGCTCCTGCAAGACCTGGAACAGCACCGCCGCAACTGCATCGACAGCTACGGCGCCACCAACCCGGCCGAGTTCTTCGCCGTTGTCACCGAGCTATTTTTCGAACAAGGCCGACAACTCAAACAATGCCACCCGGAACTCTACGAGCAATTACGCCTGTTTTACCAGCAAGACCCGGCGGGGCTGGAGGGATGA
- a CDS encoding tetratricopeptide repeat protein, with product MHPRSLPADLPTQTPRPRWLVLLLAISLLFGLLSLGLEPLSGLDLGLHVRMGELIANERTLPATDPFSFTATHVDVLAQSWLPQIGLFLVDRTLGVPGLVLLKLLALALAFGLLALAIRGDALLSALILLACAVVAHSRIQLQPDMLCWALIGGLLLAQRHKSGPAVTAILLLWANCHASFILAVAFSLIWAIEQFFIHRDRDWLIWAVLFVCVPCLNPYGPQIYPFFLKISGHTGGIGSWRQYPLDSLYLWVLLAYCAALIVQVINGSRNRMFDGLRLALLLGLAASAARMGIVAMLYLAPMAARRYGPLFARLQGRTATAFGCTLACAALLGGGYLTYSGQAFRLDTNRAILPQDAADFVERHGLSGRMFNDFNYGGYLIWRLWPERKVFIDGRLEVYGDSGLLEDYNEIANCEPGWEMLLDTFEIDSVLVSIRRPVARCLTDNRQWDLVYFGQYSAVFIRNREMPQVRRIEQITPWGKRDTGDLEQAISEARYLLAENPHFTNGHLILAVLLEAHGDYQGAARSLERFIELEPDGRKLDQVRQLIASVEQHGASIH from the coding sequence ATGCATCCACGCTCCCTGCCCGCCGACTTGCCGACCCAGACGCCGCGACCCAGATGGCTGGTGCTGCTGCTGGCCATCTCGCTGCTGTTCGGGTTGCTCAGCTTGGGTCTCGAACCGCTGTCGGGCCTTGACCTGGGTTTGCACGTCCGGATGGGCGAGCTTATCGCCAACGAGCGGACATTGCCCGCGACAGACCCGTTCTCTTTCACCGCAACCCACGTCGATGTGCTGGCCCAATCCTGGCTGCCACAAATCGGTCTGTTTCTAGTCGACCGCACATTGGGCGTGCCCGGCCTGGTGCTGCTCAAATTACTCGCCCTGGCGTTGGCCTTTGGTCTGCTCGCGCTGGCGATCCGCGGCGATGCCCTGCTCAGCGCGCTGATTCTGCTGGCTTGCGCAGTGGTGGCTCACAGCCGGATTCAGTTGCAGCCCGACATGTTGTGCTGGGCGTTGATCGGCGGACTGCTGCTGGCCCAGCGCCACAAATCGGGCCCGGCCGTAACCGCGATTCTGTTGCTGTGGGCCAACTGCCATGCCAGCTTCATTTTGGCCGTGGCCTTCAGTCTGATCTGGGCGATCGAGCAGTTTTTCATCCACCGCGATCGCGACTGGCTGATCTGGGCTGTGCTGTTTGTTTGCGTTCCTTGCCTTAATCCCTACGGTCCGCAGATCTACCCCTTCTTTCTAAAGATCAGCGGCCACACCGGCGGCATCGGCTCATGGCGGCAGTATCCGCTGGACAGCCTCTACCTGTGGGTACTGCTTGCCTACTGCGCCGCGCTGATAGTCCAGGTGATCAACGGCTCGCGCAACAGGATGTTCGACGGCCTGCGGCTGGCGCTTTTACTCGGATTGGCGGCAAGCGCCGCACGCATGGGGATCGTAGCCATGCTCTATCTGGCCCCGATGGCAGCGCGCCGCTACGGACCACTGTTCGCGCGATTGCAAGGCCGAACCGCGACAGCTTTCGGCTGCACGTTGGCCTGCGCCGCGCTGCTTGGCGGCGGCTATCTGACCTACAGCGGCCAGGCGTTTCGCCTCGATACCAACCGCGCGATCTTGCCGCAAGACGCGGCCGATTTTGTCGAGCGCCATGGGTTGAGCGGACGAATGTTCAACGACTTCAACTACGGCGGCTACTTGATTTGGCGCTTGTGGCCCGAGCGCAAGGTGTTTATCGACGGAAGGCTCGAGGTCTACGGCGACAGCGGCCTGCTCGAGGATTACAACGAGATCGCCAACTGCGAACCGGGCTGGGAGATGTTGCTCGACACGTTCGAGATCGATTCCGTGCTGGTGTCGATCAGGCGACCCGTGGCGCGCTGCCTGACCGACAATCGGCAATGGGACCTGGTCTATTTCGGTCAATACTCGGCGGTGTTCATCAGGAACCGCGAGATGCCGCAAGTGCGGCGCATCGAGCAAATCACACCTTGGGGCAAACGCGACACGGGCGACTTGGAACAGGCGATCTCCGAAGCACGCTATCTGCTGGCCGAAAACCCGCATTTTACCAACGGCCATTTGATCCTGGCCGTATTGCTCGAGGCGCACGGCGATTATCAGGGTGCGGCGCGCTCGCTGGAACGCTTTATCGAACTCGAACCGGACGGCCGCAAACTGGACCAAGTACGGCAACTGATTGCCAGCGTCGAACAACACGGCGCATCCATCCACTGA